Below is a window of Malania oleifera isolate guangnan ecotype guangnan chromosome 1, ASM2987363v1, whole genome shotgun sequence DNA.
AAGTCTAAAATCCATGTTCCTAAAAACAACATCACAAATGGTGAGTGCTCATTGATAATTTTATTTGGATTACATGAAAACATAAGTGGCCTTTCAGAAAAATATGCCAGTGGTAGTACACTTAACTGTACATGGATAGCAGAGAAGAACACAAGAAGCAGCAGCTTGGCAGCTGAAGGCCAAACAAATCTAATTTAAATTCCTCAGCTAAAGATATTTAACATGGGGAAAAGATTAACATAATTTTCCAAACTATCATCTGGATTCACAAATGACTTGTTTCTTCAACAGCATACATACAAGTGAGAGATCATCCTAACTTGCTTTGGGGAGGATACTGAGATTCTAACCTCCTTAATATGAAGCTAATAACACCCCAGTTGAACCCACGATACTGAAGCCACCTAATTATCCTAGATTTTCGCATTTCAAGTGCTGCATCCTTACCCCGTAACCATTGCTTTGAGGCCTGAACAAATAGATGATCCATCGAAAGCTTTGACAGGCCAAATCCAGACTCTTGATCTCCACTAGATTCTCCATCCCTGAAAACCACCGTTACCGCCTTCTCTACATCAACTTCACTAATCCCCTTCTTCATGAGTGCCTGGTCCAGCAATAAAGCCCACAATCAGTTCACAAACATTTGTAATCATCATAAATCTTCCCCTGATCGTAAGAGCAACTAAATAGAAGAAGAGCACACAAAAACAAAAGCCAAGAGCATCAAATCAGTTTTTTAATGATTCTCCCAACAGGCTCTATTATATTAGCTCACTTTCACTTGAATCCTGGCTTCACCGCAGGGTCAGGGATTTTGTTAACAATTTACCTTCCATACCACGTAATCTCAAATCAATTGACCATAAGTTAACCCTTGTCCCCTACTAGATAGGATTAGATTAAGAAAGTAAATAGTAATCTACAACTAATAAAAATCCATCAGCATGGGAAGGGAATTCTAAACCAATGGCTGTGAAAGTAACAACATTTCTTAAGCAGCACAATCGTGCAGTAATACCTCTATCAGAACAATAATTCTCAGAGAGGACATCTTACTTGCTTGATCCGCCTTGGTCCCCAGCTAGAGGAAGACCATCTAGACCGAGAATATGTTTCCGCATACAAGCCGTCATTGATCAAACCCctagaataaaataaaaaggtaAAAATTCCAACAAGTCATGCAAATGTAGTTTATATCGTATCAATTTTACAAACAAATCATTTCAGTACCTTGAATAATAAATGTGAATGGGCATAGAAAATGCAACATGTACTTCCCTCCCGAGTATGGGACAGTAGCCTTCTCTAGCACCTCCaactgccccccccccccctctctcacTCCATGTTCTAGTTTTTGAACCTTATTTACTATGAAAATCTATCATGAAACGGTGATAGGGAGTGATTCCCTCTAAAACTGGGTCTGTCATCGGATTGGTGGGTCAACCATTGGTCGAGCTGgtgatgtaatatatatatatatcaatgataATACTCATAGGAACAATTTTACAAATATGTGGCCTTTAATAACATATTACAATGATAATATTGCACTCATCCAGGACaatattacaaaaatatcacCTATAAGTCAATTACAATGAAGaatatttcctaaaaataatttcaaaaaatttctagTTTTCTATTTTATAGTATATTCTTGAAAtttgttatattatttttatatgcaATTCTGCATTAAGAGTCAAACAACTGTTCAAAAGCAAAAacagaagaatttgatttcattaagTTGGTTATGGATGTGACATAACTTTACTATGTATATTATCTGTTGAGAAAAAGTCACCTTGTAGGAGTTTCTTTGTTCACGTCCCACCCCTAGCAGAATACCAGCAacaaatttatcatttttataAGAGCCCAGGTCAACACCCTCAGCTCAGAAGTCCAGCCGGGTTAGGCTAAGTTGCCCGAGTCTGGCCCAGTTGACTCCAGTTCAGTGCATTTTTCCAGTTTAGTGACATAACCTGGACCAGAAAAGTGATTCGTTCTAGCCCGATCCAGTCCAACTGGCCGCTCCGGTTAAATACAGGTTTTAAAACTATGTTTTACATTTCTCTAGAAGATCAAAAGTGACCAAAAGAAAGTTGGTGCAATTAAAACCATAAACTTTTAAATTAGGGAATTCAAGTCCATCCTAGTTCCTAGCATAGGAATCCTATGGGATATGCATGCACACGAGCTCAATAAATATGTTGGAATACAAGAAGTACCCAAAAGGCAGTCAAAAAGTGACCTCCCATCTCATGCAACTCATCTTGCTTAAGCTGGTTGAAACTAGTAGCGCACCTGCTCTTAAAATCGTTAATAACTTCATCAATGATGTCAATAGGAAACTTCTTTCCTTGCAGTTTTTTACGCAGTTCAACCACTGTAAATGCTCTGCAGAGAATAAAGCATGCCTCAGACAAGGATTCTGTAAATAGCAAATTGAAGCAGCAcacaaaaggaatgtcataaaCTGTTGTGCTACAAAACCGTTCAGCAacaagatgatgatgatgataaattGATAATAAAGGATTAGAAAATTTTTAGCAAAAGCCTAAAGTTTGGCTTTTGCTtatgttttaatacattttagcaTCTACAAAAGCAAACCCCCCTAACATTTTATTCAAGGTAATCAAATTAAAGTCAATTTCAGATTAGGAGAACTAGGGAGTTAAGAGTTGAATTTCAAATTCCAACTTGTGGGCAATGACAAGCTCACAACCTAAAGTATTGAATTTTTATGTCATCTTTTGGTGTTTaaaaatgggggggggggggggcgcgcgGTATTTTTAGCTGCTCCAAAGAAATAACTATATACTACTCCTAAAAGCATAAAGCCTATTTTCTGGTAGCACTAATGTAACAAATTTTATAGTACCAATAATACCCTTCTAAACATTATTTGGAGTTATATTATTAATACCTATTGTATCCTATAATGACTTTCTAGCTTCTTCATTTCTGAACAATCAAAGCCCATTAACTTTCTTAAACCATTTTAAATGGTTGGAGGCTTGGAGCTTCTTTTGCTTCTGGTGTTTTGTGCCATTTTTGAACAGTTGTTGCCTTTTCGAATTCATCCGTATGATTCTCAGTtggccattttttttttaattgctttTCCCCAATTTATTGAATCAATAGTGATTTAGTGAGCACACAATTCAAACTTTCATGCTAGAGATTGAGAACATTACTAAGTACATGTGATTTGGGAGCAAGTGATGTACTGGTAATGCTTCCTTTCTTAAAAGTATTTAACTATTGACACCATTTTTACaatttacagatttttataattttaaacttttgttgTGCAATGCCTCTTCCCTCATTTAGTTTTTCACTTAAATTGTGTTTCTCCTTTTGTTCAATAATCTCTTTGTCTCCTACACTCTCTTTCCAACATTTAATCTCCGATGGCTTTCTTTCTCCCCACCCAATGACCTGTCTTATCCTCGCCCTTGTTGTAGCAAGCAAAGGATTTACATTTGTAGGACATAAAAACAAGATATGAGTTGAAGGCAATTACTTAACAGCtaagtattttattttttcatgagTAGCTTCTAGCATCCATTCAGAGTCAAAATAATTCATGGAAGCTGATGCAAGATTAAGGCCATAAAAAGAAGCTAAGCCAATAAGAGGTAATACGGGAATATTGCACAAACCcatgttaaaatttgaatttctcccCAGTTGAAGACTGAAATATGCAGCAGGAGTAAAACTAAACATTGGAAAAAATATTCAAGTACACCAAATGGCAAACCAAAGGTGTGAATCCACTAAAGATCAAATTCCAACCTTGTCGCTAGCAATTCAATTGCCAACTTCTCGGCATCCATTGCAGTTTTACTGGCTTGTGGAACATTCCGTTTATGGTGATCGTTCTCTTCATGAATCTCATTTCCCTCAACAAACGCCTCAAGGTCTTCCATGATTTCACGGTCTATGTCCCccacttcaatttcttcttccaactttgAAAATGTCAAAGTTTCTGAGCAAATCATTCCAAATTTTTACTCACACATAGAGATGGTTTTAACTAAAATTGATTAGTTCTGAGACAAAAACTACAAATTAGATGTGCAGGGATAACCGGATAACCATAAGAGTTCATCCATATCTATAATATGCAatcgcagagagagagagagagagagagagagaaggggtagCTAACTATGTACAAAATCTCACCAAGCAATCAAGTGTCATCAATCTTCCTAAAGCTATTTCTACCAAATCTATAAACCAAGTAACCCCTAAGACCACACTTGGCATGTGTGAATCAATCAACGTGGTTAGGAATGCACCCAATATGGGAATAAATTATGCATTTTGGGGCTTCTGCGCTGGGAATCAAGCCCAGAAAGGACAATACTACACCCAGAGCGCAATTCCCGAAATTCTAAATTGGAAGAAAAAGGGGGAAGGGGAGTGGAAATCCAAATTCCCGGTggaaaaatgagtttttatgCCTCAAAAATGGTAATATTCTCCTTGAGTTATGTACTAATATCTTATTCCTACTTAAATGATCCAAATTCCAAACACATAACTAAGAGAAAAATCATTGGGAATGGGACAAACTAGACCAAGATTTCTAATCCCACTCATTACCATACTTGTTGCGGAATAGAGATGTCAAGGACCTCCAACAAACCTTCCGATCTCCGatcacctgaaaaggatgaaaatgaaggtggcttggaggacccggggtgtactccgggggatctctccgatgcttAAGTAAGGGAATGCTTTAGAggggttgaatgcaacagtaaaatTGGGTTAGAATGATATACCTCTGCCTCTCCACCTGAGTCCCTATTTATAGCTGAGGAGTATGACCAGGAGGTAATgccatttattggcgagttatggCGCAGGCATGAATCGCTCTAGCCTTTATGAGGTTGACACCAGCTATTTATGGCACGGGCGTGAGTTACTTTGGCTTTTATGGCATTTGACCCATTCTGAGTAGCTACGTTCGAGCGTCGATGACCTTGATTGTTGTCGCGTCCTAATTGTCCCCTATGCCAGATCGACCATTTGATTTTGGTATATTAAGGGTGTATCAGTTGCCCCCCCTTCAGTTTTAAATTGGTGGAGCTTGCTTCTagaatttgaaatatatatatatatatatatatatatatatatatatatatatatatatatatatatactattattattttaccttGCTCTTCGTGGGCAATTCTTGCCGAGCTACCCTTGCTGAGCCATTTTTGCCTAATTTTTTTTGTCGAACTATTCTTGCCGAATTATTCTTGTCAAGCTGCTTTTATCAAGCTATTCTCGCCGAACTGTTCTTATCGAGCTATTTTTACCGAGCAGCTCTTCCTGGGCATTTTCTGAAGAATTGCTCGTCAAGGCAActtctgccgagctgctcttcgtgggcgACTTCTACCGAGTCACTCTTCAAGGCGattcttgccgagctgttttTGCCAAACTTCTCTTCGTGGGCAACTTCTGCCGAGCCGCTCTTCGTGGTAATTCTTACTGAACTGTTTTTGCCAAACTGCTCTTCAAGGAAATTCTTGGCGAGCTGTTTTTCCGAACAACTCTTCGTCGGCCTTTTCTGCCGAGCTGCTCGTCAAGGCAACTTTTGTCGAACTATTTTTGCCGAgttgctcttcatgggcattttctgttgagctgctcttcaaggcaattcttgccgagctgttttgccgaACTTCTCTTCGTGGACATTTTCTGTTGAGCTGCTCTTCAGGGAAATTCTTGTCGAGCTGTTTTTGCAGAGCAGCTTTTCGTGGTTGTtttctgccgagctgctcttcaagggAATTCTCGCTGAGCAGCTCTTCGTGGGCATTTTCTGTCGAGTTGCTCGTCAAGGCAACttctgtcgagctgctcttcatgggcattttCTGTCGAGTtgctcttcaaggcaattcttaCCCAActgttttgccgagctgctcttcgtgggcattttctgtcgagctgctcttcaaggcaattcttgaTGAGTTGTTTTGCCGAACAACTTTTCGTGGGCATTTTCTGCCGAGCTGCTCATCAAGGCAACTCCTTCTAAACTATTTTTGTTGaactgctcttcatgggcattttCTGCTGAActgctcttcaaggcaattcttcTTGCCTCATGTGCTTCGCTTGTTAGTTGGACCGATTTGCCTAATGAGCCGTGCTCATTTGCTAGGCATGGCTTCACAAGCTTTGCTCGTTAGTTGAGCCAaatttgcctaatgagctatgctcatttgctGGGCATGGCCTCACAAGCCTTGTTCGTTAGTTGAGCCGAATTTGCCTAATGGGCTATGCTCATTTGTTAGGCATGGCTTCACGAGtttgctcgtcagtttggccaaatttgcctaatgagttgtgctcatttgctGGGCATGGCTTCACGAGCCTTGCTCGTCAATTTGGTTGAATTTGCCTAATGATTTGTGCTCATTTGCTGGGCATTtttctggcctcacgagctttcctcgtcagttgggccgattttgtAGATTTTCGAGGTCCTTCATGATTGCACCTGCAGGGAATCAAAATTTCTTGTTATTTGCGCTATACCTAAGGAATCTGAGGCGTCTTGGGACTCGAGGTCATGTCAATTGGGTGTCCCCTCTAGTTGGGACGCGAGTCACGTGAGAGTTTATTGGCACGTGTCTGGTCAGCTTCCGCGTCTGGCATGATATGTGTATCTTTCTTGGGCAGTGTGCTCATACGAGGACTTGGCATTTTTC
It encodes the following:
- the LOC131167970 gene encoding uncharacterized protein LOC131167970 yields the protein MAILGAHLSCKVFHHLQHRIFSIPWLKKNVDIASFKGIVYCSSVPVRYIPKKLRESQISSPPLSSSEEEDASKHSGSKASRIGVSRGGTGGRRTVPSARMPRNQDGSGNQISINGLMFDEAKQETLTFSKLEEEIEVGDIDREIMEDLEAFVEGNEIHEENDHHKRNVPQASKTAMDAEKLAIELLATRAFTVVELRKKLQGKKFPIDIIDEVINDFKSRGLINDGLYAETYSRSRWSSSSWGPRRIKQALMKKGISEVDVEKAVTVVFRDGESSGDQESGFGLSKLSMDHLFVQASKQWLRGKDAALEMRKSRIIRWLQYRGFNWGVISFILRRLESQYPPQSKLG